Proteins encoded within one genomic window of Haematobia irritans isolate KBUSLIRL chromosome 5, ASM5000362v1, whole genome shotgun sequence:
- the Ufc1 gene encoding ubiquitin-fold modifier conjugating enzyme 1 — MVDECTKKTLSSIPLLQTRAGPRDKDIWVQRLKEEYMALIKYVQNNKESGSDWFHLESNKEGTKWFGKCWYMHNLLKYEFDVEFDIPVTYPVTAPEIALPELDGKTAKMYRGGKICLTDHFKPLWARNVPKFGIAHAMALGLAPWLAVEIPDLIEKGVISYKDK, encoded by the exons atggtagatgAATGCACCAAGAAGACTTTGAGCAGTATACCTTTGCTACAAACGAGAGCTGGTCCGAGAGATAAAGACATATGGGTCCAAAGGCTAAAGGAAGAATATATGGCATTAATAAAA TATGtccaaaataataaagaaagtgGATCAGATTGGTTCCATTTGGAATCGAATAAAGAAGGTACAAAGTGGTTCGGTAAATGTTGGTACATGCACAATCTATTGAAGTATGAATTTGATGTGGAATTTGAT ATACCGGTAACGTATCCTGTGACAGCACCAGAAATTGCCTTGCCCGAATTGGATGGAAAAACAGCAAAAATGTATCGTGGTGGCAAGATTTGTTTGACAGATCATTTCAAACCATTATGGGCCagaaatgtaccaaaatttggaatagCTCATGCAATGGCTTTAGGG ttgGCCCCATGGTTGGCTGTGGAAATACCCGATTTAATAGAAAAAGGTGTCATAAGCTACAAagataaataa
- the Tmem131 gene encoding LOW QUALITY PROTEIN: transmembrane protein 131 (The sequence of the model RefSeq protein was modified relative to this genomic sequence to represent the inferred CDS: deleted 3 bases in 2 codons) — protein sequence MACERTMYSYHSLWLSMLVLASLTTTMWCFANNNEIEISESTSANLKHDGPRLETQATATFKDITDAGGGGGAEGTASDNENVDLHNPEYLDRVRVEPSHLDFGVWSVGIVQSQTVTLINQNRNHSVHLSALSGGKTPAFYSSFFEAKTVPPNGNTTFDVVFLPREQGAVSTNLHIHTSFGKLLLMVKGEGRECPYRLKPLVGIRAPLNATLMPMIHMYNPHEKSLQILEVRIKILCILYENLVLSKVQCPQGLWDIPPITTKPIIRIRFQGYTAGNYSAYIRIKIAEPCESNSSSSQEDSNDSENEDVSSSSSSHTKEQILVIPVEFEILSEYGLYAVNPVLEFGYIAINGDENVATKKPMEHKFFLKHSKDNLEANNFKYESITKIKGITMKTPDHQDGNIDGSINGDDSWSAIQINQRILWIQTILNEKLKLVLKDTSPSSEAKTAACTYHNVELIIRANIFKGSLQYDTNSTIFLDYNLFQRNNDTGDQVENTDVLVNSKNESERHIVLRNDFQIPLIIYNLTTESYDDSNSTKLSLQIIQPSQKNSDQQEQLVLQPGRTLDLLVSFRLARDETQQHQQEDLKDLTRNYKTAIYVYTNITNFQIPIVISSTRLFVTTQTQTIWRSNNSVYTKELQLSPVPLREISQKGFIILQNPNAIPIPLKDWDIQKGPGVYFAISLVGYIRSADVDRSNDYSIDLEKTNYNLDREIQPGGGLAVFVITLQPYTTDLSTTHLRIITPYENITIAVRFSIASGKLEVDQEKLHFANCFRGKICSSELSIRSSFKQAIHMKYINFTDPGLRFVDKNPHGSKITPNSVTTVGRIYFEPSALCGTRCYIPQHTDENSVFPASQPNSITTLNMPYFDELELRRRTELYRHFKYYFQNLDFTMTTKTMLHYQLNLMIEIQWPKLVATRQVLPTIEVNKTQEFEVKISNPSDKPILIDYVLSDPRLAKQTQIQLPLEVIILTPSCYLTDKAVFDLVNPLPKRPILIPGLTSIKVPIKFQALSTGSYCTMLHIRNNLTLYEGVWISAKAVQSQFRLGNRKPGSSTPLLFEITEQQMSAACPTKEEDNEKKITQPQVLSRRVFTARNSGELSIWIESFWIGDQPCTGYGFQIVDCKGFELKANSSKSIEIMFQPDFTVTRMEKVLTLKTNLSYAVSYMLVAQLPSRGLDRCTALLPRPPWEEKIRNATIVMLMITFVLVLIAVHIDYGNIMYTQSMIYGAREKGQIHPTFNLRNIAMRSNSQQQSNNDFPETEGEVMQRNKSGFKKRHYGGKNQKNCSNGEISVSPSTSSISSSFAALPNLTLAEMVSWTFGSKTTKKSNKPNKGKDMGHTLSSAMSSASSNTLTNDTKPAKTKFTEKSLMEKMDEDIKKSNKPFKVGDKTPSAGSKAVISDDKKVSKDEALAVVEKDIKKDRQVGTKTTALKSQEVPSNSTSKEQPRESLETSVCGSNSNPSQTELLMERSQVTLPPSQNVTVGKMNSSSSLSITPMTEITNQQIPAKEALTTKARKISRWEKRLERRKNFAQNTSPSPATSTCSSASASSLGSLSQQPNTGSRANERKVKHKTTNSKVSNNFSHSSSSSSSLYISPASIAAEANGHNDQTFNSDSLWDYNSHITFSDVLQQTQQYANSQAASLNPTTPSTLLNTDLMKHSSSLFEVGATVSRSLTPPAAIPNSTQFGNKNVLENAEITAALTPKRPHKPSVNDLGPIGSKKSPSSTPLWESNSAITMQLPRPFNTTIPSTSAPTLPYDLQAPNFGFNDLLTARQTIQQIASANSQNQQQNQQTQQQDFDIAAKLRAIKAHEILRLKHLEEQLLLQQRQQYFNYSHGINNNWSTATTTPWAPFLNNNGAPIGVGVNNMPSCSNSDVFGVSSVSSAPSSTWNTPNAMDNIYSGQHSSVSSDAHTTGSAGGISMPSNSSYDSNAQTVAMNGGGGLSTSSINNVADNMPTFNLFGGLSSIWNDNWKQSTQQQSQKPSPKND from the exons ATGGCATGCGAACGTACTATGTATTCTTATCATAGCCTGTGGTTATCAATGCTAGTTTTAGCCTCTCTCACAACAACAATGTGGTGTTTTGCTAATAATAATGAAATAGAGATTTCCGAGAGCACTAGCGCCAATTTAAAACATGATGGTCCTCGTTTAGAGACACAGGCAACAGCCACATTTAAGGATATAACAGATGCTGGAGGCGGTGGTGGAGCTGAAGGCACAGCCAGCGATaatgaaaatgtagatctacataaTCCAGAATATTTGGATCGTGTGCGTGTTGAGCCATCACATTTggattttggtgtttggtctgtGGGTATCGTACAATCCCAAACAGTAACATTGATCAATCAAAATCGTAATCATAGTGTCCATTTGAGTGCGTTGTCAGGGGGCAAGACGCCGGCTTTCTATAGTAGCTTTTTCGAAGCGAAAACAGTGCCCCCAAATGGTAATACCACATTCGATGTGGTATTCCTGCCTCGAGAACAAGGTGCTGTAAGCACAAATCTACATATACACACGTCTTTTGGTAAGCTTCTGCTGATGGTGAAAGGCGAAGGACGTGAGTGTCCGTATAGGCTAAAACCATTGGTGGGGATACGGGCGCCACTTAATGCAACACTAATGCCTATGATTCATATGTATAATCCCCATGAGAAATCGTTGCAGATTCTGGAGgtgagaataaaaattttatgtatattgtatgaaaatcttgttttaTCCAAAGTTCAATG CCCGCAAGGATTATGGGATATACCGCCG ATAACTACGAAACCTATAATACGTATAAGATTTCAGGGTTATACTGCGGGAAATTATTCAGCGTATATACGTATAAAAATTGCCGAACCATGTGAAAGCAACAGTAGTAGTAGTCAAGAAGATTCTAATGATAGTGAGAATGAGGATGTATCATCGTCATCTTCTTCGCATACAAAAGAACAAATCTTAGTTATACCTgttgaatttgaaatattatcCGAATATGGATTATATGCGGTAAATCCTGTATTGGAATTTGGTTATATTGCTATAAATGGTGATGAAAATGTAGCCACTAAAAAGCCTATGGaacataaatttttcttaaagcatTCCAAAGATAATTTGGAagctaataattttaaatatgaaTCAATTACTAAAATTAAGGGAATTACAATGAAAACTCCAGATCACCAGGATGGTAACATCGATGGTAGTATAAATGGTGATGACTCATGGTCTGCCATACAAATAAATCAAAGGATATTATGGATCCAG acaatattaaatgaaaaattaaaattagttctAAAGGATACGTCACCATCATCGGAGGCAAAAACAGCAGCTTGTACATATCACAATGTTGAGCTAATAATACGGGCCAATATATTTAAAGGATCACTACAATATGATACTAATTCCACAATATTTTTGGATTATAACCTATTTCAAAGGAATAATGACACAGGCGATCAAGTGGAGAATACAGATGTTTTGGTGAACTCAAAGAACGAAAGTGAGAGGCATATAGTGTTGCGAAATGATTTTCAGATTCCTCTTATCATTTATAATCTAACGACAGAGTCATACGACGATAGCAATTCTACTAAGCTAAGCTTACAAATAATTCAACCATCCCAAAAAAATAGTGACCAGCAAGAGCAGTTGGTATTACAACCAGGTCGAACACTGGATCTATTAGTGTCTTTTAGATTAGCTAGAGATGAGacacaacaacaccaacaagaaGATCTAAAAGATCTTACAAGAAATTATAAGACTGCCATTTATGTTTACAcgaatataacaaattttcaaataccCATTGTTATAAGTTCAACACGCTTGTTTGTGACCACACAAACCCAGACGATATGGCGCTCAAATAATTCCGTTTATACCAAAGAATTACAATTAAGTCCTGTACCTTTGCGTGAGATATCACAAAAAGGTTTTATTATACTACAAAATCCCAATGCAATACCCATCCCCTTGAAAGATTGGGATATCCAAAAAGGTCCCGGTGTTTATTTTGCCATATCATTGGTTGGCTATATAAGATCGGCGGATGTTGATCGAAGCAATGACTACAGCATTGATCTAGAGAAAACAAACTACAATCTCGATAGAGAGATTCAGCCAGGTGGTGGTTTGGCGGTATTTGTAATTACATTGCAGCCATATACCACAGATTTAAGTACGACACATTTGAGAATCATTACGCCATATGAAAATATAACGATAGCTGTAAGGTTTAGCATAGCTTCGGGAAAACTTGAAGTGGATCAAGAGAAGTTACATTTTGCAAATTGTTTTCGG GGTAAAATTTGTTCTTCAGAATTGAGTATACGCTCCAGTTTTAAACAAGCCATACATATGAAATATATCAACTTTACTGACCCGGGTTTAagatttgtcgacaaaaatccaCATGGTTCGAAAATAACCCCGAATTCTGTGACCACAGTGGGTCGTATTTATTTCGAGCCATCCGCTTTGTGTGGGACCCGTTGCTATATACCTCAGCACACGGATGAGAATAGTGTTTTCCCCGCTAGCCAGCCGAATTCCATTACCACCCTGAACATGCCTTATTTCGATGAACTGGAGTTGCGAAGGCGTACAGAATTATATCGCCATTTTAAAtactattttcaaaatttggacttTACAATGACCACTAAGACAATGCTACATTATCAATTGAATCTTATGATTGAAATACAATGGCCAAAACTTGTGGCTACGCGTCAGGTATTGCCCACAATCGAAGTGAATAAAACCCAAGAGTTTGAGGTGAAAATTTCGAATCCCTCTGACAAGCCAATACTTATAGACTATGTTCTATCCGATCCTCGTTTGGCAAAACAAACACAAATCCAATTGCCTTTGGAAGTTATTATCCTTACACCAAGTTGCTATCTCACCGATAAGGCTGTTTTTGATCTGGTCAATCCATTGCCAAAAAGACCCATTTTGATACCAGGCTTAACTTCAATAAAGGTGCCTATAAAATTTCAAGCGCTTTCCACAGGCAGCTATTGTACTATGCTGCATATACGGAATAATTTGACACTATATGAAGGCGTATGGATAAGTGCAAAAGCGGTTCAATCGCAATTTCGTTTGGGTAATCGGAAACCtggatcttcaacacctttgttGTTTGAAATTACGGAGCAACAAATGTCAGCGGCATGTCCAACTAAAGAGGAAGACaatgagaaaaaaataacacaacctcag GTTTTATCACGACGTGTCTTCACAGCCCGCAATTCTGGTGAACTGTCGATCTGGATAGAAAGTTTCTGGATTGGTGATCAGCCCTGCACTGGCTATGGTTTTCAGATTGTCGATTGCAAAGGCTTCGAGCTAAAAGCAAATTcctcaaaatctatagaaataatgttccaACCTGATTTCACAGTCACTCGAATGGAAAAAGTTCTAACACTCAAAACGAATCTATCCTATGCAGTCAGCTATATGTTGGTGGCTCAGTTGCCTTCAAGAGGCTTGGATAGATGCACCGCCTTACTACCCAGGCCGCCATGGGAAGAGAAAATCCGGAATGCCACAATAGTCATGCTCATGATTACCTTCGTCTTGGTACTCATTGCGGTGCACATAGATTATGGAAATATCATGTATACACAGTCAATGATATATGGGGCAAGGGAAAAGGGTCAAATACACCCTACATTCAATTTGAGGAATATTGCCATGCGTAGCAATAGCCAACAACAGTCGAATAATGATTTTCCTGAAACTGAAGGAGAAGTGATGCAAAGGAATAAGTCGGGATTTAAAAAACGTCATTATGGTGGAAAAAATCAAAAGAATTGCAGCAATGGAGAAATCTCGGTGTCACCATCAACGTCGTCTATATCAAGTTCCTTTGCAGCTTTGCCAAATTTAACATTAGCCGAAATGGTAAGTTGGACATTCGGGAGTAAAACAACGAAAAAATCGAACAAACCAAATAAAGGCAAAGATATGGGCCACACATTATCATCAGCCATGAGCTCGGCGTCCTCAAATACATTGACAAATGATACAAAACccgcaaaaacaaaatttactgaAAAATCTTTGATGGAGAAAATGGATGAAGATATTAAAAAGTCGAATAAACCATTTAAAGTTGGAGACAAAACGCCATCAGCGGGTAGCAAAGCTGTGATTAGCGATGATAAAAAGGTAAGCAAAGATGAAGCGTTGGCAGTGGTGGAGAAGGATATTAAAAAAGACAGACAGGTGGGAACAAAAACCACAGCTTTGAAATCCCAAGAAGTCCCCAGTAATAGCACATCCAAAGAACAACCCCGGGAAAGTTTAGAAACATCGGTTTGTGGTAGCAACAGCAACCCTTCACAAACGGAATTGTTAATGGAAAGATCACAAGTGACTCTGCCTCCCTCACAAAATGTGACGGTAGGCAAAATGAACTCTTCTTCGTCGCTTTCAATAACGCCCATGACCGAAATAACAAATCAACAAATCCCTGCCAAAGAAGCTCTAACCACAAAGGCTCGTAAAATATCACGATGGGAAAAAAGATTGGAAAGGAGAAAGAATTTTGCACAAAACACTTCACCCTCACCAGCTACTTCTACGTGTTCTTCTGCTTCAGCTTCTTCCCTGGGATCTTTGAGTCAACAACCAAACACTGGCAGCAGAGCTAATGAACGAAAAGTAAAACATAAGACTACTAATTCaaaagtttcaaacaatttcagTCATTCTAGTTCCTCCTCATCCTCATTGTACATATCTCCAGCATCGATTGCTGCAGAAGCTAATGGGCATAATGACCAAACCTTCAATAGCGATTCCCTTTGGGATTATAACAGTCACATAACATTCAGTGATGTCTTGCAGCAAACACAACAATATGCAAATTCTCAAGCGGCATCATTAAATCCAACAACGCCATCTACGCTGCTGAACACTGATCTCATGAAACATTCAAGTTCGCTGTTCGAAGTCGGTGCTACGGTTTCACGATCTTTAACTCCACCAGCGGCGATACCAAATTCCACACAATTtggcaataaaaatgttttggaaaatgcTGAAATAACGGCGGCTCTAACACCAAAGCGGCCTCACAAACCGTCGGTTAATGATTTAGGTCCAATTGGATCAAAGAAATCACCATCATCAACTCCCCTCTGGGAGTCGAATAGTGCCATAACAATGCAATTACCAAGGCCATTTAATACAACCATACCATCTACTTCAGCTCCGACCTTACCCTATGATTTACAGGCTCCAAACTTTGGTTTCAATGATTTATTAACGGCACGGCAAACCATCCAGCAAATAGCATCTGCAAACTcgcaaaaccaacaacaaaatcaGCAGACACAGCAacaagattttgatatagccgctAAATTACGAGCAATAAAGGCTCATGAGATTTTGAGATTAAAACATTTGGAAGAGCAATTATTGCTTCAACAGCGTcaacaatatttcaattattctcATGGCATAAATAATAACTGGTCAACAGCCACCACCACCCCATGGGCTCCTTTTCTTAATAACAATGGGGCACCTATAGGTGTAGGTGTCAATAATATGCCATCTTGCAGTAATAGCGATGTTTTTGGAGTATCGTCTGTATCGTCAGCGCCCTCGTCTACTTGGAATACACCAAATGCCATGGATAATATTTATTCAGGTCAACATTCGAGCGTATCTTCGGATGCTCACACAACAGGATCGGCGGGAGGAATTTCTATGCCCTCAAATTCTTCGTATGACAGTAATGCTCAAACGGTTGCAAtgaatggtggtggtggtttaAGTACTTCTAGCATCAATAATGTTGCCGATAATATGCCTACGTTTAATTTATTTGGTGGTTTAAGCTCCATATGGAATGATAATTGGAAGCAATCTACTCAACAACAATCTCAAAAACCATCTCCGAAAAATGATTAA
- the LOC142237761 gene encoding uncharacterized protein LOC142237761 isoform X1, with protein MKICRWLNLISRSVPQCMRLKCWSIESWCGRKFSHQLCTGSLNALLNNGSALNIMQSTNRHSAEILSVPNDFEPEMGPSTSMATGQTTAAQEQQHHLSAANISQNPSPQQNQSQQASNTAASTPRHNVLCVQQNIPPSLPWGYLALYPYKPRKNDELELKKGCVYMVTERCLDGCFKGKNWKDVSGIFPGNYVTPLRARDQQQLMHSWKLIPPANCATISSHMQMSNHTFSGNPTLQQQSNYSSSMRHDLENINARLTLANLTPPQALPPDLPPHHMGASTGNSNIPQQNLSSKETRIKKPTTTGCISSSSSSSTSTSST; from the exons ATGAAAATTTGTCGATGGTTAAATTTAATAAGTAGGTCTGTTCCCCAATGTATGCGGTTAAAATGTTGGTCAATTGAAAGTTGGTGTGGAAGGAAATTTTCCCATCAATTATGTACAG GTTCACTAAATGCTTTATTAAATAATGGCAGTGCCTTAAATATTATGCAAAGCACAAATCGACATTCAGCTGAAATCTTAAGTGTTCCAAATGACTTTGAACCCGAAATGGGACCAAGTACTTCAATGGCTACAGGTCAAACTACAGCAGCCCAAGAGCAACAACATCATTTATCAGCTGCTAACATTAGTCAAAACCCTTCGCCGCAACAAAATCAATCTCAGCAGGCATCAAACACTGCGGCATCAACACCGCGCCATAATGTTTTGTGTGTGCAACAGAACATCCCACCTTCTTTGCCTTGGGGCTATTTGGCTTTGTACCCATACAAACCACGAAAGAATGATGAATTGGAATTGAAAAAAGGTTGTGTTTATATGGTAACTGAAAGATGTTTGGATGGCTGCTTTAAAGGCAAGAATTGGAAAGATGTGAGTGGAATATTTCCGGGAAACTATGTGACACCCTTAAGAGCCAGGGATCAACAGCAACTAATGCATAGTTGGAAGTTAATTCCACCTGCAAATTGTGCCACCATATCGAGCCATATGCAAATGAGTAATCACACATTTAGCGGTAATCCAACACTACAACAACAATCAAATTATTCATCTTCAATGCGTCACGATTTGGAGAATATAAACGCCCGTCTTACCTTGGCAAATTTAACACCTCCCCAAGCATTGCCGCCTGATCTACCACCACATCATATGGGGGCAAGCACTGGAAATTCAAACATTCCACAACAAAATTTGTCTTCAAAGGAAACACGGATAAAGAAGCCAACAACTACAGGTTGTatttcatcctcatcatcatcatcgacaTCAACATCATCCACTTAG
- the LOC142237761 gene encoding uncharacterized protein LOC142237761 isoform X2 — MRLKCWSIESWCGRKFSHQLCTGSLNALLNNGSALNIMQSTNRHSAEILSVPNDFEPEMGPSTSMATGQTTAAQEQQHHLSAANISQNPSPQQNQSQQASNTAASTPRHNVLCVQQNIPPSLPWGYLALYPYKPRKNDELELKKGCVYMVTERCLDGCFKGKNWKDVSGIFPGNYVTPLRARDQQQLMHSWKLIPPANCATISSHMQMSNHTFSGNPTLQQQSNYSSSMRHDLENINARLTLANLTPPQALPPDLPPHHMGASTGNSNIPQQNLSSKETRIKKPTTTGCISSSSSSSTSTSST, encoded by the exons ATGCGGTTAAAATGTTGGTCAATTGAAAGTTGGTGTGGAAGGAAATTTTCCCATCAATTATGTACAG GTTCACTAAATGCTTTATTAAATAATGGCAGTGCCTTAAATATTATGCAAAGCACAAATCGACATTCAGCTGAAATCTTAAGTGTTCCAAATGACTTTGAACCCGAAATGGGACCAAGTACTTCAATGGCTACAGGTCAAACTACAGCAGCCCAAGAGCAACAACATCATTTATCAGCTGCTAACATTAGTCAAAACCCTTCGCCGCAACAAAATCAATCTCAGCAGGCATCAAACACTGCGGCATCAACACCGCGCCATAATGTTTTGTGTGTGCAACAGAACATCCCACCTTCTTTGCCTTGGGGCTATTTGGCTTTGTACCCATACAAACCACGAAAGAATGATGAATTGGAATTGAAAAAAGGTTGTGTTTATATGGTAACTGAAAGATGTTTGGATGGCTGCTTTAAAGGCAAGAATTGGAAAGATGTGAGTGGAATATTTCCGGGAAACTATGTGACACCCTTAAGAGCCAGGGATCAACAGCAACTAATGCATAGTTGGAAGTTAATTCCACCTGCAAATTGTGCCACCATATCGAGCCATATGCAAATGAGTAATCACACATTTAGCGGTAATCCAACACTACAACAACAATCAAATTATTCATCTTCAATGCGTCACGATTTGGAGAATATAAACGCCCGTCTTACCTTGGCAAATTTAACACCTCCCCAAGCATTGCCGCCTGATCTACCACCACATCATATGGGGGCAAGCACTGGAAATTCAAACATTCCACAACAAAATTTGTCTTCAAAGGAAACACGGATAAAGAAGCCAACAACTACAGGTTGTatttcatcctcatcatcatcatcgacaTCAACATCATCCACTTAG
- the LOC142237763 gene encoding uncharacterized protein LOC142237763 isoform X2: protein MFTIVMATHIKLFASSKLKHILAQFPCCHNFIKILNSKAVNFTQLKNLIQRVGGSDMPSFMRAAIKSVISDKLAVNLTWRGTPTKPSIQNFVSFKIIKDICNLKYTHCTITDINRVYQQHVLHARDRLISRKNKN from the exons atgtttacaatcgTAATGGCGACTCAT ATTAAGTTGTTCGCTTCATCCAAACTAAAGCATATTTTAGCGCAATTTCCttgttgtcataactttattaaaatattaaattcgaaAGCCGTTAATTTTACACAATTG aaaaatttaatacaacgtGTTGGGGGAAGTGATATGCCTTCCTTTATGCGAGCCGCAATTAAATCTGTGATAAGCGACAAACTAGCAGTAAATCTAACATGGCGTGGAACGCCAACTAAACcaagtatacaaaatttcgtttcattcaaaataattaaag ATATCTGCAACTTAAAATATACACATTGTACAATCACGGACATCAACAGAGTATATCAGCAGCATGTTCTTCATGCGAGAGATCGCTTAATTAGccgtaaaaacaaaaattaa
- the LOC142237763 gene encoding uncharacterized protein LOC142237763 isoform X3 gives MGFGVCLFPYKHGNSNSKGLQQQHRWKNLIQRVGGSDMPSFMRAAIKSVISDKLAVNLTWRGTPTKPSIQNFVSFKIIKDICNLKYTHCTITDINRVYQQHVLHARDRLISRKNKN, from the exons ATGGGATTTGGAGTATGTCTATTTCCCTATAAACACGGGAATTCCAACTCcaaagggctacaacaacaacacagatgg aaaaatttaatacaacgtGTTGGGGGAAGTGATATGCCTTCCTTTATGCGAGCCGCAATTAAATCTGTGATAAGCGACAAACTAGCAGTAAATCTAACATGGCGTGGAACGCCAACTAAACcaagtatacaaaatttcgtttcattcaaaataattaaag ATATCTGCAACTTAAAATATACACATTGTACAATCACGGACATCAACAGAGTATATCAGCAGCATGTTCTTCATGCGAGAGATCGCTTAATTAGccgtaaaaacaaaaattaa
- the LOC142237763 gene encoding uncharacterized protein LOC142237763 isoform X1, with translation MYVCFQHCHSSNCYVPINVIKYLIKLFASSKLKHILAQFPCCHNFIKILNSKAVNFTQLKNLIQRVGGSDMPSFMRAAIKSVISDKLAVNLTWRGTPTKPSIQNFVSFKIIKDICNLKYTHCTITDINRVYQQHVLHARDRLISRKNKN, from the exons ATGTatgtatgttttcagcactgtcATTCCAGTAACTGTTATGTTCCCATTAATGTAATAAAGTATTTG ATTAAGTTGTTCGCTTCATCCAAACTAAAGCATATTTTAGCGCAATTTCCttgttgtcataactttattaaaatattaaattcgaaAGCCGTTAATTTTACACAATTG aaaaatttaatacaacgtGTTGGGGGAAGTGATATGCCTTCCTTTATGCGAGCCGCAATTAAATCTGTGATAAGCGACAAACTAGCAGTAAATCTAACATGGCGTGGAACGCCAACTAAACcaagtatacaaaatttcgtttcattcaaaataattaaag ATATCTGCAACTTAAAATATACACATTGTACAATCACGGACATCAACAGAGTATATCAGCAGCATGTTCTTCATGCGAGAGATCGCTTAATTAGccgtaaaaacaaaaattaa